A genomic window from Chlorobium phaeobacteroides DSM 266 includes:
- a CDS encoding acetyl-CoA hydrolase/transferase family protein, whose translation MHYRTISADEAVSVIKSGNRVFLHTAAATPHRLIDAMVRRADELRNVEIVSLHTEGAADYVLPEYQKSFRLNAFFVGRNVRKSVQDGLSDAIPIFLSDVPSMFYNGILPLDVALVHVSPPDRHGYCSLGVSVDAALAAVQTARYVIAQVNPHMPRTHGQGMLHVSKIHALVDVDDQLPETPRHELSEVELQIGKHIASIVEDGATLQMGIGAIPDATLAALGGHKDLGVHSEMFSDGVVDLVEKGVITGRHKKIYNQIIVASFMVGTKRLYDFVNDNPLVEMLGSDVVNDTSEIRKNPRVTAINSALEIDMSGQVCADSIGQKYFSGVGGQMDFIRGAALSEGGKPIIALPATTKKGESRIVAQLKHGAGVVTTRAHVQYVVTEYGIVNLHGKNLRQRALSLAGIAHPDFREDICRQAYNLYGPKSQGE comes from the coding sequence ATGCATTACCGGACGATTTCAGCAGATGAGGCAGTTTCTGTCATTAAGTCAGGCAACAGGGTTTTTCTCCATACAGCGGCAGCAACCCCTCATAGGCTCATTGACGCGATGGTGAGGAGGGCTGACGAATTACGAAACGTTGAGATAGTCAGTCTTCATACAGAAGGGGCCGCCGACTATGTGCTCCCCGAATACCAGAAAAGTTTCAGGCTTAACGCCTTTTTTGTCGGGCGTAATGTTCGCAAATCGGTACAGGACGGGTTATCTGACGCCATACCGATTTTTCTCAGCGATGTTCCCTCAATGTTCTACAACGGGATTCTCCCCCTTGACGTTGCCCTTGTTCATGTTTCGCCGCCGGATCGCCACGGATACTGTTCGCTTGGCGTGTCGGTAGATGCAGCGCTTGCCGCAGTCCAGACGGCTCGTTACGTAATTGCGCAGGTAAATCCGCATATGCCTCGAACTCACGGACAAGGAATGCTGCATGTCAGCAAGATTCACGCGCTTGTTGACGTGGACGATCAGCTTCCCGAAACGCCAAGGCACGAGCTCAGCGAGGTGGAGCTGCAGATAGGAAAACATATCGCATCCATTGTTGAGGACGGAGCTACGCTGCAAATGGGTATCGGGGCCATTCCGGATGCGACGCTGGCCGCGCTTGGCGGGCATAAGGATCTTGGCGTCCACTCCGAAATGTTTTCGGATGGCGTGGTGGATCTTGTCGAAAAAGGGGTAATTACAGGCAGGCACAAGAAAATTTACAACCAGATCATTGTCGCGAGCTTTATGGTCGGGACGAAACGCCTCTACGATTTTGTCAACGACAACCCGCTGGTCGAAATGCTTGGTTCCGATGTCGTAAACGATACCAGTGAGATCAGAAAAAACCCGAGGGTGACGGCTATCAACAGCGCGCTTGAAATCGATATGAGTGGCCAGGTCTGTGCGGACTCGATCGGGCAGAAATACTTTTCCGGCGTCGGCGGCCAGATGGATTTTATTCGCGGCGCGGCGCTATCCGAAGGAGGCAAGCCAATCATAGCCCTGCCTGCTACCACAAAAAAAGGCGAATCGAGAATTGTAGCCCAGCTCAAGCACGGCGCGGGAGTCGTTACTACCAGAGCGCATGTGCAGTACGTTGTGACCGAGTACGGAATCGTGAACCTGCACGGCAAAAACCTCCGTCAGAGGGCTTTGAGTCTTGCAGGAATTGCTCATCCCGATTTCCGCGAAGATATCTGCCGTCAGGCATATAACCTCTACGGGCCGAAAAGTCAGGGCGAATAA